TTCTTCCTGAGAATTGCCTCATCAACGCCTATTTTCCCGATATCATGAATAAGGGCCGCCTGACTTAATTCATCCCGTATGTCTTTTGGCATACCAAGCGACTCAGCTATTAAAGAAGACAGCCTTGAAACATTTTCCGAATGGTCCGAGGTGTAATGGTCTTTTGCGTCAATGGCAAGTATCAAGGCTTTTACCGTACCGTCATAGCACATTATAATGTTTTCCCTTGCCTTTGCTATCTGCTCCTCCAAATATTTATTCTTATCCAGCAGGCTGTCGCGCTCTACCCTTACTGTTTCATGCGCCCGCTTTTTATGAAGCCCCCTCTCCACAACATTTAGAACATCCGTTTTATCAAAAGGCTTTATAAGATAATCAAGGGCGCCAAGGCGCACCGCGCTTCTTGCCGATTCAATACTGGCATAAGCAGTCAGCAGAACAACTTCGGTTGCAGGATAGTTTTTCTTGAGCTCCTTTAATACAGTTATTCCGTCCATATCCGGCATCTTTACATCAAGCACCACCAGATCTGCAGGAGTATGCGCCATAAAATTAAGGCCTTCGGCGCCTCCGGCGGCTGTAAATACTGTGTACCTGTCCTTTAAGACCTGCTGAATGGAGTATCTCGGTATCAATTCGTCATCAATAACAAGAATTCGCTCTTTGCTGTCCATTAATTATCTCCCCCTTTATAGGTTATAGACCTTGAGCCGTTCAACTCTTCAACCCTGTCAATGACAGGTAATCTGATTACAAAGGAGTTAGCTCCCTGCCCGCTTTTTAAATCAAGGCTTCCATTATGTTCTTCAATAATTTTGCGGCTGATCGGGATATTCAGCTCACTGCCGAGGTTGTCAATATTTACAAGCGGCTTTAACATATCCTGCCTTTCCTTATCGGAAAGCTCCACGCCGTTATATCTTATTAATATCTCCGCATATGCCCCGTCGTCTGACATGTTATTTGCACCGAGGTAAATAAAGGCGCCTTTGGGTGTTAAATCAATTGCGTTAAAAATCAGGTAGCAGATGGCCTTTGCAAGAAGCTTTCTGTCGGCATGGACAAATACTTTTATGTCAAAATTCTGTTTTGAAAATTTGTGTGATTCGGGCAGTGTTTTTTTGATATAATCAGCAGATTCGTCAATAATAGAATTCAGATTTTCTTTATTAAGGTTATACTCGGGCTTGCTTGAAAATATCACAAGTTTATCAATAAGGCTGTCCAGTTTATGGATTGCCTGAAATACTGCGGTTGTATAAAAATTATTCAGCTCTTCATCCTTATATTTGTCGTGCAGAAGCTGTGTATAGGTATAAATGGATGTCATGGGATTTCTGACTTCATGGGCAATCTTTGCCATAAGGTCGTTCATTGTTTCAAGCCTCTCCACCCTTCTTTTCTGCTCTTCAAGCCCTTTAAAGTCGGACAAGTCGCTGAAAACAATGCCGGCGCCGGCAGGGCTTTGACCTTCATCAAGCAGCCTATAACTGTTTATCCCAATAGGCAGTTTCTTCTCAAGAATCTCGGCCTCATAACGTCTATAAGTCGTGCCTGTCGTCATTGTTTCATAAAGCAGGTCGCCTAAAGGAGAAGGCAGGCTTCTTAAATCGCAGCCTATCATCTCTGCGGGGTTCATATCTAAAATCACGCCCGCCTGCTGGTTGAAGACAGTAATCTTCTCATCTTTATCAATGGCAATCACACCGCTTGTCATGCTGGAAAGAATATTTTTTGTAAATTCCTTCTGATACCGTATCTGATGATATAAATCTATATCCTTCACCGCAGCAGCAAGGTAATTGCAGAGAACATATATTATCTCAAGCTCTTCCCTGTAAAATGGCTCTTCAGTAATTTTATTATCTATATTAAAAATGCCTATCAGCTTCCCTTTGTGCAGCAGCGGGAAGGAAAATGAACACTGCAGGAGTTCCATTTCTTTATTTATATTTACAGAGGCCGTGTCTCCGGGGCTTAAAGGCTTGTGCCTTATCCTGCCGGTTCTGGCAAGCCATATTACAAGCGCGCTGTCTTTTTTTAATCTGAGATTATCGGCAATGTAGGGGTCAAGCCCATAGTGAGTCTTAATATAAAAACCGTCCTTGTCTTTAAGCATGACTGACATTTTGCTTACATGAATAATCTCTGCAACTGAATCCATAAAATGATTGAAGAGCTTTCTCATGTCAAAACTTACAGTCAGCATTTTGGCAAAATTAACCAAGGCCTTTTTCTGCAGTGATTTCCCTTCGCCGAAGCCGTCTTTAAGCGGAAATCCTTCAAACCTCATCTGCCTGTACCCCGGCTGCTGTCCTGCATACAAACCATCTTCATTATCTGCCTCAGATACAATAAAATTATCTTTTGAAGGTTTAAGCAGGGTCATTAAATTCTTCAACCTCTGTTTATCAAGCGCCCGCTCTGTTACAGCTAAAAGTTCTGCGCGGACCTCTTGTATATGAACGCAATCAAAAATTCCCGGCGGCAGATTTCCGATGGCAAACCTGTCAAGTTTCTCAGGTGTGATAAGTATGACCGTATCATTATCCATCTTCCCAAGCAGGTCTCCAAGATGGGACAGCCGGTGCGAACCAGAATCTATCAGCAGAAGGTTAATCGGGATATTCGTATGCAGGTCTTCAAATTCCTCCTGTGTCTTAAGCGGGTATACCGTATATTTTTTCAGCGCCGTTTTGACCTCGGGAATAATATCATCCCTGTTTGTAAGCAGTGCCAGAAGTTCCATGTCTCCTCTCTTTTTACTACCCCGTTTTTACTTGCCGTGATTTTGCATGGGGAGTATCAGCGTAAAAGTCGTCCCCTCTTTTAATTTGCTCTCAACAGATATCCATCCGTTGTGATTCTCAATAATTTTCTTGGTTATAGCAAGCCCCAGTCCCACACCAATCGTCTTTGTAGAAAAAAAAGGCTCAAACATCCTCGGCATATTCTCAGGTGATATTCCCTCACCGTTGTCTGTCACAGATATGCTGACATTTTCCTTGTTCAGATAAATACCTACTTTTAATATCCCGGTTCGGTCATTAGGAATAGCCTGGCAGCCGTTAGAGATTATATTAATCAGCGCCTGTCTTAATTTGCTTTCATCGCCTAATATATTAATTTTAACTTTTTTGTAATTTTTTTCAAAGCTAATATTTTTCTTCTCAAGTTCAAGGGTGGTTTTTACTTCATTAAGAGTCCTGTCTACAACATCTGTTATGTTTAAACTGCTCACGCCCATAAACATCCTGTCCGAGGAATAATCCAGAAGGTCTGTAATAAGCCTGTCTATCCGGTGCACGC
Above is a window of Nitrospirota bacterium DNA encoding:
- a CDS encoding response regulator, with translation MDSKERILVIDDELIPRYSIQQVLKDRYTVFTAAGGAEGLNFMAHTPADLVVLDVKMPDMDGITVLKELKKNYPATEVVLLTAYASIESARSAVRLGALDYLIKPFDKTDVLNVVERGLHKKRAHETVRVERDSLLDKNKYLEEQIAKARENIIMCYDGTVKALILAIDAKDHYTSDHSENVSRLSSLIAESLGMPKDIRDELSQAALIHDIGKIGVDEAILRKKGALTAEELAELRKHPEIGARIVSAVPFLEKTSQIILYHHEAYDGSGYPEGFRGEEIPLPVRIISIADAIDAMKHDRPYRNRLLMGSIMQELKNGAESQFDPFIVDLIFKRKILEK
- a CDS encoding GAF domain-containing protein — encoded protein: MELLALLTNRDDIIPEVKTALKKYTVYPLKTQEEFEDLHTNIPINLLLIDSGSHRLSHLGDLLGKMDNDTVILITPEKLDRFAIGNLPPGIFDCVHIQEVRAELLAVTERALDKQRLKNLMTLLKPSKDNFIVSEADNEDGLYAGQQPGYRQMRFEGFPLKDGFGEGKSLQKKALVNFAKMLTVSFDMRKLFNHFMDSVAEIIHVSKMSVMLKDKDGFYIKTHYGLDPYIADNLRLKKDSALVIWLARTGRIRHKPLSPGDTASVNINKEMELLQCSFSFPLLHKGKLIGIFNIDNKITEEPFYREELEIIYVLCNYLAAAVKDIDLYHQIRYQKEFTKNILSSMTSGVIAIDKDEKITVFNQQAGVILDMNPAEMIGCDLRSLPSPLGDLLYETMTTGTTYRRYEAEILEKKLPIGINSYRLLDEGQSPAGAGIVFSDLSDFKGLEEQKRRVERLETMNDLMAKIAHEVRNPMTSIYTYTQLLHDKYKDEELNNFYTTAVFQAIHKLDSLIDKLVIFSSKPEYNLNKENLNSIIDESADYIKKTLPESHKFSKQNFDIKVFVHADRKLLAKAICYLIFNAIDLTPKGAFIYLGANNMSDDGAYAEILIRYNGVELSDKERQDMLKPLVNIDNLGSELNIPISRKIIEEHNGSLDLKSGQGANSFVIRLPVIDRVEELNGSRSITYKGGDN